One segment of Ricinus communis isolate WT05 ecotype wild-type chromosome 8, ASM1957865v1, whole genome shotgun sequence DNA contains the following:
- the LOC8270851 gene encoding DNA replication complex GINS protein PSF3, which yields MANYYDIDDILAEEGFVPVVFHKAINGVKIDESTERGYVEQGSKTELPFWLAHELHLRQAVSMGIPTCFNQKTRLEIQADAACVDLKSRCPYFYEFGCKLAPLCDKTIGLLLSYAFRIRYKEVLFKAHTTAFAAASKFLGLLTKEEINLYEAAQFSMAAFKKWRIGGPRMQRASILGRKRKPAD from the exons ATGGCTAATTACTATgatattgatgatattcttgcGGAGGAAGGG TTTGTCCCAGTTGTATTCCATAAGGCCATAAATGGAGTGAAGATTGATGAGAGCACTGAAAGGGGATAT GTTGAACAAGGTTCAAAGACTGAGCTACCTTTCTGGCTTGCTCATGAGTTACATTTGAGGCAAGCTGTATCAATGGGTATTCCTACCTGTTTCAATCAAAA AACACGGCTGGAAATCCAGGCTGACGCTGCTTGTGTGGATCTAAAATCTCGTTGTCCATACTTCTATGAGTTTGGATGCAAGCTAGCACCATT GTGTGATAAAACCATTGGGCTCTTGCTCTCCTATGCATTTAGAATCCGGTATAAGGAGGTTCTATTCAAGGCACACACTACAGCATTTGCAGCAGCCTCCAAATTCTTGGGACTTTTaacaaaggaagaaattaATT TATATGAGGCAGCTCAATTCTCCATGGCGGCTTTTAAGAAATGGAGAATTGGTGGCCCGAGAATGCAGAGAGCTTCAATTCTTGGGAGGAAGAGAAAACCTGCTGATTAG
- the LOC8270852 gene encoding sigma factor binding protein 1, chloroplastic, with the protein MDVLGVNMKSRKQASKRSKKGIKVVYISSPMKVETSASKFRALVQELTGKDSDAARFMDVNNGAENYSTETTPDRSRAASDEHGSVLLPLMSSYNEPSFSSSPDSDSSIFDPFDRFLPPMEGSFMSMFQSNFPHESFQLDVFN; encoded by the coding sequence ATGGATGTACTTGGAGTTAACATGAAGAGCAGGAAGCAAGCATCAAAGAGAAGTAAAAAGGGAATCAAAGTTGTGTATATTTCTAGTCCTATGAAAGTTGAGACTAGTGCATCAAAATTTAGGGCTCTTGTTCAAGAACTTACTGGAAAAGACTCTGATGCTGCAAGATTTATGGATGTTAACAATGGTGCTGAAAATTACTCTACTGAAACTACTCCTGATCGAAGCAGGGCTGCTTCTGATGAGCACGGATCAGTACTTCTTCCTTTGATGAGCTCTTACAATGAgccctctttttcttcttctcctgaTTCCGACTCTAGTATATTTGACCCATTTGATAGATTTTTGCCACCTATGGAAGGCAGTTTTATGAGCATGTTTCAATCAAATTTTCCCCATGAATCTTTTCAGTTAGACGTTTTTAACTAG
- the LOC8270850 gene encoding transcription factor TGA6: MGSKVGVEDEKEANGMPSFELPISNALGIEGSTIHSYRVSDFGAFDQSVAFRLEDAVDLSTNTVFNSAKANNQADTSDPLHIGSFDKLTASFNINPSPAQLESQRLPLEKGQQLNIIALSSGNTENWEESNMADGSPRTDLSTDGDTDDKNQRFDRGLSTAIAASDSSDRSKDKMDQKTLRRLAQNREAARKSRLRKKAYVQQLESSRLKLTQLEQELQRARQQGIFISSSGDQAHSMSGNGAMAFDVEYARWLEEQNRQINELRSAVNSHAGDAELRIIIDGVMAHYDEIFRLKSNAAKADVFHLLSGMWKTPAERCFLWLGGFRSSELLKLLVNQLEPLTEQQLVGLGNLQQSSQQAEDALSQGMEALQQSLAETLSSGSLGSSGSSGNVANYMGQMAMAMGKLGTLEGFIRQADNLRQQTLQQMHRILTTRQSARALLAIHDYFSRLRALSSLWLARPRE; the protein is encoded by the exons ATGGGGAGTAAAGTGGGTGTGGAAGATGAGAAGGAAGCCAACGGGATGCCGAGCTTTGAATTGCCTATATCAAATGCACT TGGCATAGAGGGAAGCACAATCCATTCATATCGAGTTTCTGATTTTGGCGCTTTTGATCAATCAGTTGCATTTCGGCTAGAGGATGCTGTTGATCTGAGCACAA ATACCGTGTTCAATTCAGCTAAAGCAAATAACCAAGCAGACACTTCTGACCCCCTCCATATTGGCTCTTTTGATAAG TTAACTGCTTCCTTTAATATTAATCCATCTCCTGCCCAACTGGAATCCCAGAGATTGCCATTAGAAAAGGGTCAACAGTTGAACATCATTGCTTTATCTAGTGGTAATACTGAGAATTGGGAAGAGTCCAACATGGCTGATGGAAGTCCTAGGACTGATTTGTCAACAGATGGAGACACTGATGATAAAAATCAGAGG TTTGATAGAGGTCTATCTACTGCTATTGCAGCTTCTGATTCCAGTGACAGATCAAAGGATAAAATGGATCAGAAG ACTCTTCGTAGACTTGCCCAAAATAGAGAAGCTGCAAGGAAAAGCCGTTTGAGGAAGAAA GCCTATGTGCAGCAATTGGAGAGTAGCCGCTTGAAGCTGACCCAGCTGGAACAAGAGCTTCAGCGAGCACGACAGCAG GGCATCTTCATATCAAGCTCAGGAGATCAAGCACATTCCATGAGTGGAAATG GGGCCATGGCATTTGATGTGGAATATGCCCGGTGGCTAGAAGAGCAAAATCGACAAATTAATGAGCTGAGATCAGCTGTCAATTCTCATGCGGGTGATGCTGAACTTCGCATTATCATTGATGGTGTAATGGCTCATTATGATGAAATTTTCAGGTTGAAGAGTAATGCAGCCAAGGCTGATGTGTTCCATTTGCTCTCTGGGATGTGGAAGACACCTGCCGAGAGGTGTTTCTTGTGGCTTGGTGGTTTCCGTTCATCTGAGCTCCTCAAG CTTCTTGTGAACCAATTGGAGCCTTTGACTGAGCAGCAGTTGGTGGGCCTTGGTAATTTACAGCAATCTTCCCAACAGGCCGAAGATGCTTTATCTCAAGGAATGGAGGCATTGCAGCAGTCACTGGCTGAGACACTGTCTAGTGGATCTCTAGGTTCTTCAGGTTCATCTGGAAATGTGGCAAATTACATGGGTCAGATGGCTATGGCCATGGGAAAGCTAGGGACCCTTGAGGGGTTCATTCGCCAG GCTGACAATTTGCGGCAGCAGACTCTACAACAAATGCACCGAATATTGACAACCCGGCAATCTGCTCGTGCGCTTCTTGCAATACATGATTACTTCTCCAGATTACGCGCTCTTAGTTCCCTTTGGCTTGCACGACCAAGAGAGTGA
- the LOC8270849 gene encoding NADH dehydrogenase [ubiquinone] 1 alpha subcomplex subunit 6, translated as MSFISRSVKVAPNSRSLEEARGRVFDFFRLACRSIPKVMDIYNLQDVVTKSQLRSSIASQIRINSHVSNPKVIDMLLFKGMEELNNIVEHAKQRHHIIGQYVVGEQGLVQDLDTKDQAMSDFLKNFYKSNYF; from the exons ATGTCGTTTATATCGAGAAGCGTGAAGGTGGCGCCTAACTCGAGAAGCCTAGAGGAGGCAAGGGGAAGGGTATTCGATTTCTTCAGATTAGCGTGCAGATCAATTCCAAAAGTAATGGACATTTACAATCTTCAAGATGTCGTCACCAAGTCTCAGCTTCGATCCAGCATCGCTTCTCAGATCCGTATAAACTCTCATGTCTCCAATCCCAAG GTGATTGATATGTTGCTTTTCAAAGGAATGGAAGAGCTGAACAACATTGTGGAGCATGCAAAGCAGCGCCACCATATTATTGGACAATATGTAGTGGGTGAACAAGGGCTTGTGCAGGATTTGGACACTAAGGATCAAGCGATGTCTGACTTCCTCAAGAACTTCTATAAGAGCAATTACTTTTGA